The following is a genomic window from Longimicrobium sp..
GCTGATTCCCGCGATGATGCCCACGCCGAAGGCGCTGGCCAGCAGCTTGGCCCCGCCGTGCGCCGCGAACGCCGCCGCCACGCCGGTGAGCGGGATCACCCGCATGTCGCCCAGCGCGGCCAGCCAGAACGGCACCGCGATCAGCATCGACAACCCCGTGACGATGCACCGCTCGTACGCGCCCCGCTCGCGCACCGCGGCGGTCAGCAGCTCGACGAGAAATACGGTGTACACGAGCACCAGCGCCACCCCTCCCGTCCATCCCCACTGCGCGGCGATGAGGGTGAAGAAGCCGTCGTCGGCCGCGTTGGGCGCCGTCTCGCCGTGCCCGCGCCCCGGCCCGTCGCCCAGCCACTCGCCCGCGAGGACGTTGGCGTCGAAGAGCTTGATCTGGTGCACCTTCCCCGCCCACTTCTCCTGGTCGGCGGGCGCCATCCCCGACAGGTCGCGGTAGGGATGGTAGGCCAGCGCCGCGCGGGTCTGCGAGCGGTCGTCGGTACGGAACACCAGCATCACCAGCGCCATCCACACCACCAGCAGCAGCGCCGCCCACCACCCCCGCCGCGTGCCCACCAGCAGCATGGCCGCGAAGCTGGTGGCCAGCACGATGCTGAGCCCCAGCTCGTGGATGATCAGGAAGGGCACGATCGGCAGCGCCCCGTACAGCACCAGGCTCCCCAGCCTTCTCGGCGACACGACGGAGCCGGGGCGCGCCAGGTTGTAGGCATCGTCCGCCAGCACCGCCGCCCACGTCGCCACCAGGAAGGGGAGGATCAATTCCCACGGCGTGGTCCCCGCCACCTTCCCCGTGGTCCGCGCGCTGGGCACCATCGCCAGCCCGAAGAAGACGAGCATGGCGGGGATGAACACCAGCAGCTTCCGGTCGCGGATCCACCGCAGCAGCCACGTCTGCCGCGCGATCACCAGGTAGCCCACGAGGACGAGGAGCGGGGCGATGAAGACCGGGAAGTAGGTGGCCGATTTGGCGAAGAAGCCGCGCGTCTCCTCGCCCACCGCCGTCTTGAACGGGTCGGGGAGCGGCGGCGGCGTGCCCTGGTACACCAGCTCCTTGCGCTCGGCGGAGTACACGCGGTCGATGGTCGACAGCCGCGAGCGCGTGGCCTTCAGGTCGTTGGCCTGCGACCGGGCGCCGCCGCGGGCCTGGTACGCGGGGTCGGTGAAGGCCTGGAACTGCGCGGGGCGCGAAAGGCAGAAGATGATGACCGGGAGGACCACGATCCCCCACGCGCCGCGGTAGTGCGCCTTGCGCAGCACCAGGATCACGATCCCCCACGCCACCAGCGCCAGCGCGTCGCGCAGCAGGATGCCGCCCGCGCCGGGGCTGGTGCCGTGCACCGGCCACACGCCCAGGATGATGGATGCGTGCGCCAGCGCGTAGAAGACCACGGCCAGCAGCAGCCCCCACCAGATGGGCGCGGGAAAGACGCGGCCGGAGGTCTCCGCGCCGGGAACGTTGTGCGCCTTCACGCGCACCGTCACGCCCAGCGGCCCGGCGGCCGACGAGCCGCGCGAGCGGCGGCGGAAGAGGTCGCGGAGCGCCATCACCGCCCTCCCCTGCGCCCGGCGCGGCCGGGGACGGTGGGTGCGAGCATCGAGTCCGACTCCTCCGTGGCCCGCACGCGGCCGGGCTGCGGCTGGGGGGCGGCGGGCGCGGTTCCCTGCCCCTGCGCCCTGGCGCGGGCCTGCAGCGCGGTCTGCTGCGCCATCCAGCGCGTCATCATCGCCGCGACCGGGGCGGCGGAGTGGCCGCCCTGCCCGCCGTTGCGGAGGTAGACCACGATGCTGTAGCGCGGCTGCCCGTCGGGGCCGAACATCAGCCCCGCGAACCAGCCGTCGGGGATGTGGCCGCGGGCCACGTCGGCCGTTCCCGTCTTCCCTCCCATGTTCCACCCCGTTCCCTGCAGGATGGGGATGGCGCGCACGCCGGTCCCCTTCTGCACCACCTCCAGCATGGCCTGCTGCAGCCGCGTGGCCGTCGACGGCTTCATGATCGGGCGCCCCTCGGGGAGCTCGGCCAGGCGGTCGTACTCCAGCGTCACGGGCAGCATCACCCCCCCGTTGCCGATGGCCGAGATGAAGCGGGAGATGGCGATGGGCGTCACGTCCACCGGCCCCTGCCCGATGGCGGTCTGCGCCCACTCGAAGGCGTCGTAGCGGCGCCCCTGCCTGAGCTTCACCCGGCTGGGCGGGGGCGACATGCGCTGCGCCCACGACGGGTTCCCGGTGTTCCAGAAGTCCAGCGCCCGGCGCGGGGGCACCGAGTCGTACACGGCGAAGCCCATCCGCTCCAGCCCGTCGATGTACGCCTCGGGGCCCAGCCGGCGCCGCAGCTCCATCGACATCATGATCGCCTCGGTGTTGCAGGAGACCACCAGCATCTCCCGCGGCGCCTCGAGGCTGGCGTACTCGTGGCTCTCGAAGTTGTGGATGGCCGGGCGCCGGTCCGAGACCTTGACCTCGCTGGGGCAGGGCATCCGCTCGTCGCGCTGCCCCGAATCCCACCAGAGGGCGCTCAGGGCGAGCTTGAACACCGAGCCGGGAGGGGCGTAGCGCTGGATGCCGAACGGCGCCTGGCTGGCCGTGCCGCTGGCCGCGTAGGCCACCAGCGCGCCGTTGTGCACGTCCTGCACGATGACGGTGCCGTTCAGCCCCGTGCCCTCGAGCAGGCGGTGGGCCTGCAGCGTGGCCGGGCCGCAGAGGGTGAGCCGCACGTCG
Proteins encoded in this region:
- a CDS encoding FtsW/RodA/SpoVE family cell cycle protein gives rise to the protein MALRDLFRRRSRGSSAAGPLGVTVRVKAHNVPGAETSGRVFPAPIWWGLLLAVVFYALAHASIILGVWPVHGTSPGAGGILLRDALALVAWGIVILVLRKAHYRGAWGIVVLPVIIFCLSRPAQFQAFTDPAYQARGGARSQANDLKATRSRLSTIDRVYSAERKELVYQGTPPPLPDPFKTAVGEETRGFFAKSATYFPVFIAPLLVLVGYLVIARQTWLLRWIRDRKLLVFIPAMLVFFGLAMVPSARTTGKVAGTTPWELILPFLVATWAAVLADDAYNLARPGSVVSPRRLGSLVLYGALPIVPFLIIHELGLSIVLATSFAAMLLVGTRRGWWAALLLVVWMALVMLVFRTDDRSQTRAALAYHPYRDLSGMAPADQEKWAGKVHQIKLFDANVLAGEWLGDGPGRGHGETAPNAADDGFFTLIAAQWGWTGGVALVLVYTVFLVELLTAAVRERGAYERCIVTGLSMLIAVPFWLAALGDMRVIPLTGVAAAFAAHGGAKLLASAFGVGIIAGISHRRTEETRMAEVLAPPEERVEADGIRVR
- a CDS encoding penicillin-binding transpeptidase domain-containing protein — translated: MVADTLLNYALRGVYILFGVGAVLGLVRWLVGATRERREQWAQRISLGMVLLAIVYAVGHARLLWDRDEIEAGRARYARFGDPRLAETNRAEVRGWILDCNGNDANALARYAVREGEVKRVYALGEAGANLVGGGDSAEVRDYTVERLYGRQLRAPMSFAERGELHPGGTDVRLTLCGPATLQAHRLLEGTGLNGTVIVQDVHNGALVAYAASGTASQAPFGIQRYAPPGSVFKLALSALWWDSGQRDERMPCPSEVKVSDRRPAIHNFESHEYASLEAPREMLVVSCNTEAIMMSMELRRRLGPEAYIDGLERMGFAVYDSVPPRRALDFWNTGNPSWAQRMSPPPSRVKLRQGRRYDAFEWAQTAIGQGPVDVTPIAISRFISAIGNGGVMLPVTLEYDRLAELPEGRPIMKPSTATRLQQAMLEVVQKGTGVRAIPILQGTGWNMGGKTGTADVARGHIPDGWFAGLMFGPDGQPRYSIVVYLRNGGQGGHSAAPVAAMMTRWMAQQTALQARARAQGQGTAPAAPQPQPGRVRATEESDSMLAPTVPGRAGRRGGR